In Vagococcus luciliae, one genomic interval encodes:
- a CDS encoding MerR family transcriptional regulator, with protein MNKRELKRSKAVFPIGSVMLLTELTARQIRYYEEQQLIHPERNEGNNRLFSLNDIDLLLDIKDMLDDGYTIKDIKASFDKEKRKQEKLSEEKIRIALYNDLMKESRFNRY; from the coding sequence ATGAATAAAAGAGAATTAAAACGTAGTAAAGCTGTGTTTCCAATCGGATCGGTGATGTTACTAACAGAACTGACTGCAAGACAAATTCGTTACTATGAAGAACAACAGCTAATTCATCCTGAAAGAAATGAAGGAAATAATCGATTATTTTCTCTTAATGATATTGATCTTCTACTGGACATAAAAGACATGTTAGACGATGGGTATACCATTAAAGACATTAAAGCATCTTTTGATAAGGAAAAAAGAAAACAGGAAAAATTATCAGAAGAAAAGATTCGCATTGCTTTATACAATGATTTAATGAAAGAAAGTCGCTTTAACAGATACTAG
- a CDS encoding aminotransferase class I/II-fold pyridoxal phosphate-dependent enzyme — MSWNGKFHPELIEKIKQVDKDIAEERQKMQDVALSNQAKVLEAFREHHVSESHFAPSTGYGYDDIGRDALEAVYASVFHAEKALVRPHIVSGTHAISTTLFGLLRPNDELIYITGTPYDTLLEVIGVAGDGIGSLKEYNIDYKEVALKENGLVDFEKIKEAISDKTKVIAIQRSRGYDSRPSFTVEQIGEMIRFVKAINENLVVFVDNCYGEFAEEIEPTDVGADIMAGSLIKNPGGGIAKTGGYIVGREELVDKVSYRLTTPGVGGEGGAMIYSTHEMLQGFFLAPHAVSQAIQGAIFTARLLESFDVESTPKWNDKRTDLIQMIELNDKEKMIAFCQSVQKFSPIDAHVLPIPSYMPGYEDDVIMAAGTFVQGGSLELTADGPIREPYQLYVQGGLTYEHVKIAVCEAVNSIYF; from the coding sequence ATGAGTTGGAATGGTAAGTTTCATCCAGAATTAATAGAAAAAATTAAACAAGTGGACAAAGATATTGCAGAAGAACGTCAAAAGATGCAAGATGTGGCATTATCTAATCAAGCAAAAGTATTAGAAGCGTTTAGAGAACATCATGTATCGGAAAGTCATTTTGCCCCATCAACTGGGTATGGCTATGATGACATTGGAAGAGATGCATTAGAAGCAGTTTACGCGTCAGTATTTCATGCAGAAAAAGCATTAGTTAGACCACATATTGTCTCAGGAACGCATGCTATTTCAACGACTCTATTTGGTTTACTTCGTCCAAATGATGAATTGATTTACATCACAGGGACACCTTATGACACGTTGCTTGAAGTGATAGGGGTCGCTGGAGATGGTATAGGATCGTTAAAAGAATACAACATTGATTATAAAGAAGTAGCATTAAAAGAAAATGGCTTGGTTGACTTTGAAAAAATAAAAGAAGCCATTTCAGATAAAACAAAAGTTATCGCCATTCAACGCTCAAGAGGATATGATTCTCGTCCATCATTTACTGTCGAACAAATTGGTGAGATGATTCGATTTGTTAAAGCAATCAATGAAAATTTAGTGGTATTTGTTGATAATTGTTACGGCGAATTTGCTGAAGAAATCGAGCCAACTGATGTTGGGGCAGATATTATGGCGGGCTCTTTAATTAAAAATCCTGGTGGTGGTATTGCTAAAACGGGTGGTTACATTGTCGGAAGAGAAGAATTAGTTGATAAAGTATCGTATCGTTTAACCACTCCTGGTGTTGGTGGTGAAGGTGGCGCGATGATTTATAGTACACATGAGATGCTACAAGGATTTTTCTTGGCACCACATGCCGTGAGTCAAGCCATTCAAGGGGCGATTTTTACCGCACGATTATTAGAAAGTTTTGATGTAGAGTCAACACCAAAATGGAACGATAAACGCACGGATTTAATTCAAATGATTGAATTAAATGACAAAGAAAAAATGATTGCCTTTTGTCAGTCAGTTCAAAAATTTTCACCAATTGACGCACATGTCTTGCCAATTCCTTCATATATGCCGGGATACGAGGATGATGTGATTATGGCTGCTGGAACATTTGTACAAGGTGGTAGCTTGGAATTAACAGCTGATGGGCCAATAAGGGAACCATACCAATTGTATGTTCAAGGTGGATTAACTTATGAACATGTTAAAATTGCAGTCTGTGAAGCAGTTAATAGTATCTATTTTTAA
- the hflX gene encoding GTPase HflX, translating to MIERVVTVGVETQENFYYFDESMKELENLTQTAQGEVVGTMTQKRPTIDRRTIIGKGKLVELEALVASKDADTVIFNHELTARQTAVIEEAVRVKVIDRVQLILDIFALRAKSKEGQLQVELAQLSYLLPRLSGQGASMSRLGGGIGTRGPGETKLETDRRHIRFKMTQIKQELKEIEKHRERSRKKRQESDTMQVGLIGYTNAGKSTIMNLLTKANTYSEDQLFATLDPLTKKWELPTGTQVTLTDTVGFIQDLPTQLIEAFQSTLEESKAMDFLLHVVDVTSTNRDQQEKTVLKLLHELEMDHIPVLTVYNKADLLETEFVPTLFPNCLVSAKRIEDKEKLTQDIMTFLKENLTKYHLFYSPAEMKDFNQLKDATLLESYEYDESLNEYELIGYAKNVDRWKKGVSEDELEW from the coding sequence ATGATAGAACGCGTTGTAACCGTGGGGGTTGAAACCCAAGAAAATTTTTATTATTTTGACGAATCAATGAAGGAGTTAGAAAATCTAACACAGACGGCACAAGGTGAAGTCGTTGGGACAATGACACAAAAAAGACCAACGATTGATCGCCGGACGATTATTGGAAAAGGAAAATTAGTCGAACTTGAAGCACTTGTGGCTTCAAAAGATGCGGATACGGTGATTTTTAATCATGAGTTAACTGCTAGACAGACAGCTGTTATTGAAGAAGCCGTGAGAGTAAAAGTCATTGACCGTGTGCAATTAATTTTAGATATTTTTGCCTTAAGAGCAAAATCAAAAGAAGGTCAGTTGCAAGTTGAACTGGCTCAGTTGTCATATCTTTTACCAAGATTAAGTGGACAAGGAGCAAGTATGTCACGTCTTGGTGGGGGTATTGGGACACGTGGACCAGGGGAGACAAAACTTGAAACAGATCGCCGTCATATCAGATTTAAGATGACACAGATTAAACAAGAGTTAAAAGAAATTGAAAAACATCGCGAAAGAAGTCGTAAAAAACGTCAAGAATCTGACACGATGCAAGTGGGCTTGATTGGCTACACCAATGCCGGAAAATCTACTATTATGAATTTGTTGACGAAAGCAAATACGTATTCAGAAGATCAATTATTTGCGACACTGGATCCGTTGACGAAAAAATGGGAATTACCAACAGGAACACAGGTGACATTGACTGATACAGTTGGGTTTATTCAAGATTTACCGACACAGTTAATTGAAGCTTTTCAATCAACTCTTGAAGAAAGTAAAGCCATGGACTTTTTACTTCATGTAGTCGATGTGACGTCAACTAATCGTGACCAACAAGAAAAAACCGTGCTAAAATTATTGCATGAGTTGGAAATGGATCATATTCCAGTGTTGACTGTATACAATAAAGCAGATTTATTAGAAACAGAATTTGTGCCAACACTTTTTCCAAATTGTTTAGTGTCAGCTAAACGAATAGAGGATAAAGAGAAATTAACACAGGATATTATGACGTTTTTAAAAGAAAATTTAACCAAATATCATTTGTTTTACTCGCCGGCAGAAATGAAAGATTTTAATCAATTAAAAGATGCGACGTTATTGGAAAGTTATGAATATGACGAGTCATTGAATGAATATGAATTAATAGGGTATGCCAAAAATGTTGATCGATGGAAAAAAGGGGTTAGTGAAGATGAGTTGGAATGGTAA
- the miaA gene encoding tRNA (adenosine(37)-N6)-dimethylallyltransferase MiaA, translated as MDKQKVLVIVGPTAVGKTALGVRLSQAFNGEVISGDSLQVYKQLDIGTAKATTEEMQGVPHHLIDIKEPTETYSAHEFKRQATECINELALQNKLPIIVGGTGLYIQSLLYDFHLGSSELSDDEKKSRKKWEEFAENLSNEELWQELEKMDKKGADTIHPNNRKRVIRALEVFDLTGKSISEQQQIDLMDLSKSSFDVKLIGLTTDREVLYNRINQRVDIMMNEGLLDEAKMVYELDCPQASQGIGYKEFFPYFEGKCSLEKSVEEVKQHSRQYAKRQLTWFRNRMPVEWWDIVLDETNMSKLEEGVSKWLDKKEGMA; from the coding sequence ATGGATAAGCAAAAAGTTCTTGTCATAGTTGGGCCAACTGCTGTGGGAAAAACAGCACTAGGTGTGAGACTAAGTCAGGCGTTTAATGGAGAAGTCATTAGTGGAGACTCTCTACAAGTATATAAGCAATTGGATATTGGGACAGCGAAAGCAACGACAGAAGAGATGCAAGGTGTGCCACATCATTTAATTGACATTAAGGAACCAACAGAAACCTATTCCGCTCATGAGTTTAAACGTCAGGCAACAGAGTGTATAAATGAATTAGCCTTACAAAATAAATTGCCTATTATAGTAGGTGGCACAGGTCTATACATTCAGTCACTTCTTTATGATTTTCATTTAGGTTCATCTGAGTTAAGTGATGATGAAAAGAAAAGTCGTAAAAAATGGGAAGAGTTTGCGGAAAATTTGTCTAATGAAGAATTATGGCAAGAATTAGAAAAAATGGATAAAAAAGGGGCAGATACTATTCACCCAAATAATCGAAAACGTGTGATACGCGCGTTGGAAGTATTTGATTTAACGGGAAAAAGTATCAGTGAGCAACAACAGATTGATTTAATGGATCTGTCAAAAAGTTCGTTTGATGTGAAACTGATTGGGTTAACCACTGATCGAGAAGTTTTGTATAATAGAATCAATCAGCGAGTTGACATCATGATGAATGAAGGCTTGTTAGATGAAGCCAAGATGGTTTATGAGTTAGATTGCCCACAAGCAAGCCAAGGTATTGGCTACAAAGAGTTTTTCCCTTATTTTGAGGGGAAGTGCTCATTGGAAAAATCAGTGGAAGAAGTGAAACAACATTCAAGACAGTATGCTAAACGCCAATTGACTTGGTTTAGAAATCGAATGCCTGTTGAGTGGTGGGATATTGTTTTAGACGAGACCAATATGAGTAAACTAGAAGAGGGTGTTTCTAAGTGGTTGGATAAGAAAGAAGGAATGGCATGA
- a CDS encoding glycerophosphodiester phosphodiesterase, with product MIKVIAHRGSKGTHPENTLPAFQEAIDIEADGIELDVQLTRDGQLVVIHDEKINRTTNAKGWVKDLTVAEIKELDAGSWFAEEYKDTSIPTLEEVLNLLKHNRFSGLLNIELKTDRIEYLGIEQKVLRALEQADLSCTVVLSSFNRDTVRRLKALNTTYEKAFISFGNQRDVAWLDKQREINSFHPDIRWLRRHIDQTTDIEIIRPWTVNKESDMQFCIKHQLAGMFTDFPKKALEVRDNG from the coding sequence ATGATAAAAGTAATTGCACATAGAGGAAGTAAAGGAACGCATCCGGAAAATACCTTACCGGCGTTTCAAGAAGCCATTGATATAGAGGCAGATGGGATTGAACTAGATGTCCAGTTAACACGTGACGGGCAATTAGTGGTCATTCATGATGAGAAAATTAATCGTACAACTAATGCAAAAGGATGGGTAAAGGATTTAACTGTAGCAGAAATCAAAGAACTAGATGCAGGATCTTGGTTTGCTGAAGAATACAAAGATACAAGCATCCCGACATTAGAAGAAGTTTTAAATTTATTAAAACATAATCGGTTTAGTGGGTTATTGAATATCGAATTAAAAACAGATCGTATTGAGTATTTAGGGATTGAGCAGAAAGTGTTACGAGCTTTGGAACAAGCTGACTTGTCTTGTACGGTTGTGCTATCTAGTTTTAATCGTGATACAGTGAGACGACTTAAGGCATTGAATACCACTTATGAAAAAGCCTTTATTTCATTTGGAAATCAAAGAGATGTTGCATGGTTAGATAAACAACGAGAGATAAATAGTTTTCATCCAGATATTCGTTGGTTGAGACGTCATATTGATCAAACAACAGATATTGAAATAATTAGACCGTGGACTGTGAATAAAGAATCCGATATGCAATTTTGTATTAAACATCAATTAGCTGGGATGTTCACAGATTTTCCTAAAAAAGCATTAGAGGTAAGAGATAATGGATAA
- a CDS encoding DUF3042 family protein — MKKFSKGFLVGTATTLAALTGVALGVKKVLIEPIEEKEELIEDNRKKAMRKSRAR; from the coding sequence ATGAAGAAATTTTCAAAAGGATTTTTAGTAGGAACTGCAACCACTTTAGCCGCTTTAACAGGTGTGGCTTTAGGCGTTAAAAAAGTTCTAATTGAACCAATCGAAGAAAAAGAAGAATTAATTGAAGATAACCGTAAAAAAGCAATGAGAAAAAGTAGAGCAAGATAA
- a CDS encoding uracil-DNA glycosylase family protein has translation MTTIEEIKQHIITDPENKVFTQQGWQPIFMAYPEAKILIIGQAPGIRTQEKGQVFRDKSGDRLRQWMGISEETFYHSKKIAVLPMDFYFPGKATHGDLPPRKNFTEKWHPALIDCMPNIELTILMGTYAQKYYLKDKAKKNLTETVFAYEDYLPTYFPIVHSSPLNFRWFAKNPSFEEKIVPKLQQLVKKLLNQSSL, from the coding sequence ATGACAACCATCGAAGAGATTAAACAACACATTATAACCGACCCTGAAAATAAAGTGTTCACCCAACAAGGATGGCAACCCATCTTTATGGCTTATCCTGAAGCAAAAATTTTAATAATTGGACAAGCGCCCGGTATTAGAACGCAAGAAAAAGGACAAGTGTTTCGTGACAAGAGTGGAGATAGATTACGTCAATGGATGGGAATCAGTGAAGAAACCTTTTATCACTCTAAAAAAATTGCTGTCTTACCAATGGATTTTTATTTCCCTGGAAAAGCAACTCATGGTGATTTGCCACCTAGAAAAAATTTTACTGAAAAATGGCACCCAGCTTTAATTGACTGCATGCCAAACATTGAGTTAACTATTTTGATGGGGACATATGCTCAAAAGTATTATTTAAAAGATAAAGCGAAAAAAAATTTGACTGAAACGGTTTTTGCTTACGAAGATTACTTACCAACTTATTTTCCGATTGTGCATTCCTCCCCACTAAATTTCCGTTGGTTTGCTAAAAATCCTAGTTTTGAAGAAAAGATTGTGCCTAAACTACAACAACTAGTAAAAAAACTATTAAATCAATCATCGTTATAA
- the bsh gene encoding choloylglycine hydrolase: MCTAISFNASHHFFGRNLDLDYTFNQEVVITPKNYPFNFKNGQSITQHYAMIGMAVISNDYPLYFDATNDQGLSVAGLNYPKNAYYAPSTNTPNEIASFELIPYLLTQCKTVEEVKTKLKNAIITNQPFSPEFPNSPLHWMVSDKDSSLTIESDKDGLHLYNNPVGVLTNNPPFPMQLFNLNNYRHLSPKTYDTLFSETLHLDSYSNGMGGMGLPGDLSSMSRFVRACYTKETCLTFQCVPKDINQFFHILGSVEQTKGLCDVGEEHYEYTIYSSCCDTTTGSYYYKTYDNSQLNVVHLANESLDTQTLLSYPLVTETSVHHVN, encoded by the coding sequence ATGTGTACAGCTATCAGTTTTAATGCAAGCCATCATTTTTTTGGAAGAAACCTTGACTTAGATTATACGTTTAATCAAGAAGTTGTGATTACACCAAAAAACTACCCATTTAACTTTAAAAATGGGCAATCAATCACTCAACACTATGCCATGATTGGTATGGCTGTTATTTCTAATGACTATCCTCTATACTTTGATGCAACAAACGACCAAGGATTAAGCGTTGCTGGACTAAACTATCCTAAAAATGCTTATTATGCGCCTTCGACTAACACACCTAACGAGATTGCCTCATTTGAGTTGATCCCTTATCTCTTAACTCAATGTAAAACAGTGGAAGAAGTCAAAACTAAACTAAAAAATGCTATTATAACAAACCAACCCTTTAGTCCAGAGTTTCCTAATTCACCACTACATTGGATGGTTTCTGATAAAGACTCTTCTTTAACCATTGAATCTGATAAAGATGGTCTTCATTTATATAATAATCCAGTCGGTGTTTTAACCAATAATCCCCCTTTTCCTATGCAGTTATTTAATTTGAATAACTACCGTCACTTGTCACCTAAAACTTATGACACGTTGTTTTCTGAAACACTACACTTAGATAGTTACAGTAATGGCATGGGTGGTATGGGACTTCCTGGTGATTTGTCTTCTATGTCACGCTTTGTTAGAGCCTGCTACACAAAAGAAACTTGTTTAACTTTTCAATGCGTTCCAAAAGACATCAACCAATTTTTTCACATTTTAGGTTCTGTCGAACAAACAAAAGGACTATGTGATGTGGGAGAGGAACATTATGAATACACTATCTACTCCTCTTGTTGTGATACAACAACGGGAAGTTACTATTATAAAACATATGATAATAGTCAACTAAACGTGGTTCATTTAGCCAACGAATCACTTGATACACAAACCCTCTTATCTTATCCTTTAGTCACAGAGACTTCTGTTCATCACGTCAACTAA
- a CDS encoding rhodanese-like domain-containing protein codes for MSFFATLNIILLIVIIGYGLYKLFFFIKRKRAAEWIEQDKFQETMRTAQVIDVREKEDYNRGHILGARSVPYTIARAHKEYLLAIRKDAPVYLYDNRTGMAIYMAGLLKKEGYKDIYILKGGYMNWTGKTKKK; via the coding sequence GTGAGTTTTTTTGCAACGTTAAATATTATATTACTTATTGTTATTATTGGTTATGGTTTATATAAATTATTCTTTTTTATTAAACGAAAGAGAGCAGCTGAGTGGATTGAACAAGACAAGTTTCAAGAAACGATGAGAACAGCTCAAGTGATTGATGTAAGAGAAAAAGAAGATTACAATCGTGGACACATTTTAGGAGCAAGAAGTGTTCCTTACACAATTGCTAGAGCTCATAAAGAATATTTATTGGCTATTCGTAAAGATGCTCCTGTGTATTTATATGACAATCGTACTGGTATGGCAATTTATATGGCTGGTTTGCTTAAAAAAGAAGGATACAAAGATATCTACATCTTAAAGGGTGGCTATATGAATTGGACAGGTAAGACAAAGAAAAAATAA
- a CDS encoding ROK family glucokinase, giving the protein MKNKLIGIDLGGTTAKLAILTEDGDIQQRWSVETNIEDEGTHIVPNIIESIKHRLNLYDMTASDFIGIGMGTPGTVDKEKGTVIGAYNLNWSTLQEIKKPMEETFGIPFDLDNDANVAALGERWKGAGNNAPDVAFITLGTGVGGGIIAEGQLLHGVAGAAGEIGHLTVDPTGFDCTCGKKGCLETVASATGVVRLARELSEEYSGDSKLKAMIDDGQEVTSKDVFDLAKDNDHFALLVVDKVCFYLGLACGNIGNMLNPQEIVIGGGVSAAGDFLLEKVRDYFEEFTFPQVTKSTSIKLAELGNSAGVIGAASLALKFKEEK; this is encoded by the coding sequence ATGAAAAATAAATTAATTGGAATTGATTTGGGTGGAACAACAGCAAAATTAGCGATTTTAACTGAAGATGGTGACATCCAACAACGATGGAGTGTGGAAACAAATATTGAAGATGAGGGTACTCATATTGTTCCAAATATTATTGAGTCCATCAAACACAGACTAAATTTATATGACATGACAGCATCTGATTTTATCGGAATTGGTATGGGAACACCAGGAACAGTCGATAAAGAAAAAGGAACGGTAATTGGCGCCTATAATTTAAACTGGTCAACGCTTCAAGAAATAAAAAAACCAATGGAAGAAACATTTGGTATTCCGTTTGATTTAGACAATGATGCAAACGTTGCAGCACTTGGTGAACGATGGAAAGGTGCTGGAAACAATGCACCTGATGTGGCATTCATTACACTTGGAACAGGTGTTGGTGGCGGGATTATCGCAGAAGGGCAATTATTACATGGCGTAGCAGGGGCAGCAGGAGAAATTGGGCATTTAACAGTAGATCCAACAGGTTTTGATTGCACGTGTGGAAAAAAAGGATGCCTTGAAACAGTGGCATCAGCTACAGGTGTGGTTCGTTTAGCCAGAGAGTTAAGTGAAGAATATTCTGGTGATTCAAAATTAAAAGCAATGATTGATGATGGACAAGAAGTGACAAGTAAAGATGTATTTGACTTAGCTAAAGATAATGATCATTTTGCCTTATTAGTTGTGGATAAAGTGTGCTTCTATCTAGGTTTAGCATGCGGTAACATTGGAAATATGCTTAACCCACAAGAGATTGTCATTGGTGGTGGTGTATCAGCTGCTGGAGATTTCTTATTAGAAAAAGTTCGAGATTATTTTGAAGAGTTTACATTCCCACAAGTCACAAAAAGTACTTCAATAAAATTAGCAGAGTTGGGAAATTCAGCTGGTGTGATTGGTGCAGCATCTCTTGCGTTAAAATTTAAAGAAGAAAAATAA
- a CDS encoding YqgQ family protein — MRTMYDVQQLFKRFGIFIYVGNRLWDIELMMIELKQLEEAGLIDKQEYVKAMLVLKHEHHLEEDYQEGQ; from the coding sequence TTGAGAACAATGTATGATGTACAACAGTTATTTAAACGATTTGGTATCTTTATTTATGTTGGAAATAGATTATGGGATATTGAATTAATGATGATTGAATTAAAACAACTTGAAGAAGCCGGATTAATTGATAAACAAGAATACGTAAAAGCGATGCTTGTTTTAAAACATGAACATCATCTTGAAGAAGATTATCAGGAGGGACAATAA
- a CDS encoding rhomboid family intramembrane serine protease yields the protein MREYNTSYWMRFKRGPYFTYTFLAIQIVVFILMELVGIKQGIYSGSEDVGILYQFGAMTHAAIILDGEFWRLVTPIFVHIGFFHLLLNSLGLYFVGRILEPLIGHTRFFLVYMLSGIFGNLWSFAFGSSNSISAGASTSLFGIFAAFIILGQIYKHHPGIKYMSRNMTLLILMNLVMNLFDSGVDIMGHFGGALGGLLVMMIVGVPSNRLGFNENIDWKKRVIALVFFVVLLVGCFYKGFSR from the coding sequence ATGAGGGAATATAATACAAGTTATTGGATGCGTTTCAAGAGAGGCCCATACTTTACTTATACATTTTTAGCCATTCAAATTGTGGTATTTATTTTGATGGAACTTGTTGGTATAAAACAAGGGATTTATTCTGGATCAGAAGATGTGGGAATATTATATCAATTTGGTGCAATGACTCATGCAGCCATTATTTTAGATGGTGAGTTTTGGCGACTTGTGACGCCTATTTTTGTCCACATTGGTTTTTTCCATTTATTATTAAATTCGTTGGGACTATATTTTGTAGGTCGTATTTTAGAGCCTTTAATTGGTCACACTCGATTTTTCCTTGTTTATATGTTAAGTGGAATTTTTGGTAACTTATGGAGTTTTGCCTTTGGTTCGTCTAATTCTATTTCAGCAGGAGCGAGTACGTCGCTTTTTGGAATTTTTGCGGCATTTATTATTCTAGGTCAGATTTATAAACATCATCCTGGTATTAAATACATGTCACGCAATATGACTCTTCTTATACTCATGAATTTAGTTATGAATTTATTTGATTCAGGTGTGGATATTATGGGGCATTTTGGCGGTGCATTAGGTGGTTTACTTGTGATGATGATAGTTGGCGTACCGTCTAATCGATTAGGTTTTAATGAAAACATTGATTGGAAAAAGCGTGTGATAGCACTTGTCTTCTTCGTCGTATTGTTAGTAGGATGTTTTTATAAAGGATTTAGTAGATAA
- a CDS encoding 5-formyltetrahydrofolate cyclo-ligase: protein MKQVIRQGILAKLKHLATQENKKHALEEDMLSRLYETNQWRQANVIATTYPMTHEFNTTKLMNQAFLEGKTIVIPKTKKRGEMDFYAYHDDVALELTPFGVYEPIDSQFYDKKSIDLMIVPGVGFTQEGKRIGYGGGFYDRYLTDFKGHTISLVFDEQLLEELEIEEHDKLVDALICARKGELYEGI from the coding sequence ATGAAACAAGTGATTAGACAAGGGATATTGGCTAAATTAAAGCATCTAGCAACACAAGAAAATAAAAAACACGCTTTGGAAGAAGACATGCTGTCTCGTTTATATGAAACAAATCAATGGAGACAAGCAAATGTGATTGCTACGACTTACCCAATGACGCATGAATTTAATACAACAAAATTGATGAATCAAGCTTTTTTAGAAGGGAAAACGATTGTTATTCCTAAAACAAAAAAGCGTGGTGAGATGGATTTTTACGCCTATCATGATGACGTTGCGTTAGAATTAACACCATTTGGCGTGTATGAGCCAATTGATAGTCAATTTTATGATAAAAAATCAATTGATTTGATGATTGTTCCAGGAGTCGGGTTCACGCAAGAGGGCAAACGTATTGGTTACGGTGGAGGATTTTATGACCGATATTTAACTGATTTTAAAGGTCATACCATTAGTTTGGTTTTTGATGAACAGTTATTAGAAGAATTAGAAATAGAAGAACATGATAAGTTAGTTGATGCATTAATTTGTGCACGTAAGGGGGAACTTTATGAGGGAATATAA
- a CDS encoding MarR family winged helix-turn-helix transcriptional regulator — protein MDDISNKLLKLLPYWHFNVERRIKQKNELNITYESYYCLLGLTKVNSLTMKEIATDFYFGKQQTTRIINQLLEHGFVEKVVSQQDKRVTHVSITEKGRMYLQKNPFDTTDLKEDLSRRLTQKDMKELNESLDVLLKIFKKL, from the coding sequence ATGGATGACATTTCAAATAAATTATTAAAATTATTACCATATTGGCATTTTAATGTGGAAAGACGAATCAAACAAAAAAATGAACTGAATATTACGTATGAAAGTTATTATTGTTTATTAGGACTCACAAAAGTCAACTCTCTTACGATGAAAGAAATAGCGACGGATTTTTATTTTGGTAAACAACAAACCACACGCATTATTAATCAATTACTCGAACATGGATTTGTTGAAAAAGTAGTGAGCCAACAAGATAAGCGTGTTACGCATGTTTCAATTACAGAAAAAGGTAGAATGTATTTGCAAAAAAATCCATTTGATACCACAGATTTAAAAGAGGACTTGTCTCGTCGTTTAACTCAAAAAGATATGAAAGAATTGAACGAGAGTCTTGATGTCTTGCTGAAAATTTTTAAAAAATTATAA